The nucleotide window AATTTTTAATATTTTCTCTGAAATATTAATTTTATTAGCATCAATAAACTCGCGTATTTCTAGGTTAATTCTTTTACCAACTTGAATATCCATTCCATAAAATCGAATTTGGTTTTCTATTGGTTTGTTTGCGTTATAATTTCTCATCCATGCTAAGAGGTTCACAATTTCTTTGGTATACCAATAGCCAATATTAAAATTTTTAGCAATTGTTTTAATATCTCCTTTTCCACCACTTATCCATTCATTAATTCCTTTTTCTGCTTGATAAGATTCTTCCATAATAAAAGTTCTTACACCTTGTGTTTTAACTAAATATTTAAAAAATTTAGCTTTCAGGTTAAAAAACTCCTTGGTATTATGAGAAGCCTCTCCAAAACCAAAAATTTTAGCATTTTTAAATTTTTCAGGTATATTTTTATTAAAATTAATCAGTTCAGAATCAGGGTTAGCGTTTTCAATCTCGATAGAATTTTTTGTAATCCAATTTATGGTTTCTTGCTTTTGAGAATTTATAGAAAGAGGTAGGATTAAGATGAAAAGGAGCAAAATTTTATTATTAGAAAAAAGTCTATTAATTAATTTTAGAATCACTTTTATATTATTTACTATAGATTAAGCATCGAATGTAGTAAAAACGAACAGTATAAACATTAATGCTTATCTACAATTAACTTTACTTTATGTTTCTAAAGAGTTATAAAAGTAACCCTCACTTTAACTTTATTTTTCATGAAATTCTAAAATAGCTTTTAGAACTTTATTTGGAGTTTCTACATGAGGATAATGCCCAGAATTTTCTAGCAAAGTAATGTTTGCATTAGGTATTAATATTGCATATCTATCAGCCATATGTTTACCTGAAATTGGATCTTCAATACCATTAATAAGCAATAGAGGAATAAAATTTTTAACTAATGGAGCTAACCATCTTTCTCTATGTAGTTTTCGCTCTTTCATATAACGAATTAATCTAGGAATCATAGCAATACCATTGTTATGAACTATTAAATTCCATGTTTCATTTAAAAACTCTGAAGTAGGAGGATGAGCTTTGCTGAAAATTCCGTTCATGCTATTTGTAAATGATTTTTTAGACATGAATTTAGTTACAAAAGAACCTAAAGGAGAAATGAGCAGTTTTTGAATAAAAAGAGCTTTATGTGTTTCAGGAAAAAGACCACCATTCAGAAAAATACAAGATTGCCAAAGTATTTTAGAACTGTTTTCTGCTTGCCTTGCTAATAATTCTTGAGCAATAGTATCACCTAAATCATGAGCTAATATATGTGCTTTAGAAACGTTTTTCTGAATCAATAACTCTTCTATCATATCTGCTTGTAAACTAATTGATAATGCTCTATCAGGTTTTGCAGATTTTCCTAATCCAATTAAATCAAAAGTAATAACGTCAAACCTTGCTGTTAGTTTTGACCATATTTTTTCAAAGTCCCAAGAAGAAGAAGGAAAACCATGAATACAAACTAATGTTTCACCTGTTCCAGCTCTTTTATTAAAAATCTTGAGCTCATTTACTTTAGTAAATTCACCACTTTTGTACCATTCTTTTACGTTCATAATCCTCTATTCACATAATCTTTGAAAGTACTAATTATTTAGTTAATGTGTCGTTAATAAAATATTCTCTTTAATTACTGATGATATTTTTAGCTTCAAATTTTTTATTTCTGAATTTAGACTTATTAACTTTAATTTTATTCTTTAAAAGTGGGAATAAAAATATCATTCAAAAAAGCAAAAGGTAATTTGTCTTTTGGTGAGTTATAAGCACCACCTGTAAAGATGGCTACTAAGTTCAATGAAGGCAGAATCATTATGTATTGGCCTCCATTTCCTGTAGCTATTTTAGATTGAATAATAGTGTTTTTGTGGTTAAAAGGAATGTTCCACCATAAATAACCATAATCTATATTTGTAATTTTAGTTTTAGGTGAAGTAGCTTCTTCAATCCATTTTTTTGATACAATTTGTTCGCCTTTCCAAGTGCCATTATTTAGAACTAACTGTCCTATTTTAGCCAAATCTCTAGGAGTCATATAAACTCTTTTGGCTGATGGTATCACCTTTTTTTTAGAAGTATGGCTCCAATAGAAATTATCAATTCGTAAAGGGTCAAATAAATATGTTTTGGCAAACTCATCTATAGATAATCCAGAAGTTTGACTAATGATTTCAGCTGTCAATACAACACCCATTGTGCAATAAGTAGAGGTTGAGCCTGGTTCATTAATTATTGGTAAATTTAATGTGTACTGCAGCCAATCTTTTCGCTTATAAACTTTATCCTCTTGTCCTTTCGATTTTTTATTCCAGTCATCACAATCTAAACCACTAGACATGGTGATTAGATTTTTTATGGTGATTTCGTTTTTCCTTTTATCAATATTTTTAGCAGGTACAGGGCTTTTTAAATATTTTGAAATAGGATCATTTATATCTTCAATAATATTCTTATCTAAGGCTATACCTAATAAAATAGCAACAATACTTTTAGTTACAGATCTTAGATCATGAGGTTTATCAATAGTGTATCCTTTATAATATTCCTCAAGAACTAGTTCGTTATTTTTTATAAGTAAAATACTATGAATTTCATTTTCTATGTTTAAAAGCTGAGTAAATGCTTTATGAATTAAAGTAGTATCTATATTCTGGTTTAGAATGCTACCTGTTTGCCAGCCATCTTTAAGTGTTACAGGTTTTTTGTAAGTGT belongs to Polaribacter dokdonensis and includes:
- a CDS encoding alpha/beta fold hydrolase; its protein translation is MNVKEWYKSGEFTKVNELKIFNKRAGTGETLVCIHGFPSSSWDFEKIWSKLTARFDVITFDLIGLGKSAKPDRALSISLQADMIEELLIQKNVSKAHILAHDLGDTIAQELLARQAENSSKILWQSCIFLNGGLFPETHKALFIQKLLISPLGSFVTKFMSKKSFTNSMNGIFSKAHPPTSEFLNETWNLIVHNNGIAMIPRLIRYMKERKLHRERWLAPLVKNFIPLLLINGIEDPISGKHMADRYAILIPNANITLLENSGHYPHVETPNKVLKAILEFHEK
- a CDS encoding serine hydrolase domain-containing protein; protein product: MKLNKKTLLFFFFSLIVFIGYSQNIYTYKKPVTLKDGWQTGSILNQNIDTTLIHKAFTQLLNIENEIHSILLIKNNELVLEEYYKGYTIDKPHDLRSVTKSIVAILLGIALDKNIIEDINDPISKYLKSPVPAKNIDKRKNEITIKNLITMSSGLDCDDWNKKSKGQEDKVYKRKDWLQYTLNLPIINEPGSTSTYCTMGVVLTAEIISQTSGLSIDEFAKTYLFDPLRIDNFYWSHTSKKKVIPSAKRVYMTPRDLAKIGQLVLNNGTWKGEQIVSKKWIEEATSPKTKITNIDYGYLWWNIPFNHKNTIIQSKIATGNGGQYIMILPSLNLVAIFTGGAYNSPKDKLPFAFLNDIFIPTFKE